From Candidatus Cybelea sp.:
AGCGCGAGCAGAATCACGGCGCCGATGATCGCGCAAATGATGCTGCCGATATTGAACCCGGTGACGCCTGCGTGGCCGAAGAGCCCGTAGACGAAGCCTCCGATCAGCGCGCCGACGATCCCGACGATGATGTCGCCGAGAATTCCGCCGGGCCCTTCCCCCGGTACGAAAGCCTTTGCGATGGCGCCTGCGATTAAACCAAGAACGATCCATGCGAGAATGCCCATGTTGCGCTATACCTCCTCGTGCGACGTTGGCGTTGTGATTCCCAAACGAGCAGGCTGCCAAACGCAAGAAGGCCCGGACGGATACCCCAGGTTTGGGATCCCGCCGGGCCTTTTTGTCTGTCGCTAGGTTCTGAAATGACGACCATTCAACCCAGACCTTTGCTAGTTTTCCTAGCGACATCCTAGAAACGTAGCAGCGGGCTCATTCGTTCGCAGTTCGAAGGGAGCGCTTCATGAAGAGAAGATGGCCGCCGGGCTTTGCGGTTCCGGCACTGGTGCTGGCAGGCTGCGGCATGGGCAATCCGGCGCTGCCGTACATGCGCGGCGACGCGATGATGGCTGGCCTGAACGAGACGGGCGCGGGGAAGATCACCCACATCGTCTACATCGTTCAGGAGAATCGCAGCTTCGACAATCTCTTCCACAATTATCCGGGCGCAGATACCGTTTCGAGCGGGAAAAATTCGCACGGACAAACGATCGTGCTTCACCCGGTCGACCTCAACGCGCACTACGATATCGATCATTCGGCCGACGCGATGTTCGCCGCCTGCAACGCGCCGCCGGGCGACCTTCCGGGCACGCACTGCCGGATGAACGGTTTCGACCGCGAGCAGTACTACAACGCCCACGGGATCCTACATCCTCAGTACACGTACACGCCGGCGGGCGAATCGAAGCCCTACTTCGCAATGGCGCGCGAGGGGGCGCTGGCCGACCATATGTTCCAGTCGCAGATCGACGAGAGTTTTGTGGCGCATCAGTACATCATCGCCGCGCAGGCGCAGTGGGCAGTGAACCTTCCCACTAGCTTCTACTGGGGCTGCGAGGTCAGCGACAACCGCGTCGGGACGATCACGGTGCAGCGCACGTACGGCTTGTCGATTTCCGCCTGTTTCAACTACACGACCTTGGGCGATGAGCTCGACCACGCGCGTCGCACCTGGCGATTCTATGCCATCCGATACGGCAGCGCGTCGAGCGGCGACGGCGGGACGTGGTCGAGCTATCAGGCGATCGATCACATCTACAACGGACCGGACTGGACGCAAGACGTCATTTCGCCGAACTGGCGATTTATCACCGACGTGCGCGCGGGCAAGCTTGCGAACTTCACGTGGATAACGCCGGTCTGCGACGACTCCGACCACGTGAACTGTCCCGGCGGGTACGGGCCGTCGTGGGTGGCGGCGCTGGTGAACACCGTCGGTCAGAGCAAGTTCTGGAACTCGACTGCGATCTTCATTCAGTGGGACGACTGGGGCGGTCTCTACGATCACGTCGCGCCGCCGTACCTCAATCGCGACAGCCTCGGTTTCCGCGTGCCGCTCGTCATGCTTTCACCCTACATCAAGCGCGGCCACATCTCACACGTGCGGTTCGAAACCGCGAGCGTGCTGCGCTTCGCCGAGGACCTCTGGGGCTTACCGCAGATGGCTGCGGCCGACCGGCGCGCGGCCTCACCCGCCAAAGATAACTTCGATTTCATGCAAAAGCCGCTGCCGTTCATCCCCATCGCGGCGCCGCACCCGCCGAAGTTCTTCATGCATCATTCGGCGGACGACTATGTCGCGCCGGACGAGCAGTAGGGAGCCCGCTGACCTGGTGCGCCCAGCCGGGCGCTTTTCCAAATTCTCCGCCGAGAGCCGTTTAGAGCGGCGGGACGTTGGCAACGACGCCGAGCGCGAATCGCAGGCGCAGAATCTGATCGAGGACGGCGGCGATCTCTTGGGGCGTAAAGAGCGTCAGCAATCGCTGATTCACGGCGGCGAGTGAAAGGACTTCGGACTCTTGGCCGGCTTTGCCCAACCCTTGTGGATCTCGAAAGCCCAGCGCGTCAACAATCAATGTTGAGGCGCGTTTGGGTTCGGCGTCACCTTCGCGCTGGTCGGCAATCTCGATTATTGCGGTTAGGGGCGGCATAGTTTAGTCCAGATACCACCCAGAAGGACAAGTGAAACGCTTGGCTCGGAGGGCGGTCAAGCGCCGGCGCCAAGTAAGAAATGCCGCCTACCAGATGCGAAAAAGAAGCGCTGCCGGATGGATTTCGTGCTGCGATGTGCGCAGGATTTTAGCCGAACGTTTAGGAGCATGCTGGATGGACGACACGCCGCTCACCTCGCCGGGGTTCGTCGGGAAGCGACGCCGTACCAGCGGCGCGCTGCCGCCGGGTCAGTACCTCACCCAGGATTTTCCCGTCCTGTCGGCCG
This genomic window contains:
- a CDS encoding alkaline phosphatase family protein, which produces MKRRWPPGFAVPALVLAGCGMGNPALPYMRGDAMMAGLNETGAGKITHIVYIVQENRSFDNLFHNYPGADTVSSGKNSHGQTIVLHPVDLNAHYDIDHSADAMFAACNAPPGDLPGTHCRMNGFDREQYYNAHGILHPQYTYTPAGESKPYFAMAREGALADHMFQSQIDESFVAHQYIIAAQAQWAVNLPTSFYWGCEVSDNRVGTITVQRTYGLSISACFNYTTLGDELDHARRTWRFYAIRYGSASSGDGGTWSSYQAIDHIYNGPDWTQDVISPNWRFITDVRAGKLANFTWITPVCDDSDHVNCPGGYGPSWVAALVNTVGQSKFWNSTAIFIQWDDWGGLYDHVAPPYLNRDSLGFRVPLVMLSPYIKRGHISHVRFETASVLRFAEDLWGLPQMAAADRRAASPAKDNFDFMQKPLPFIPIAAPHPPKFFMHHSADDYVAPDEQ
- a CDS encoding GlsB/YeaQ/YmgE family stress response membrane protein, producing the protein MGILAWIVLGLIAGAIAKAFVPGEGPGGILGDIIVGIVGALIGGFVYGLFGHAGVTGFNIGSIICAIIGAVILLALIRAFTRTRTV